The following proteins are encoded in a genomic region of Nomascus leucogenys isolate Asia chromosome 17, Asia_NLE_v1, whole genome shotgun sequence:
- the PURB gene encoding transcriptional activator protein Pur-beta — MADGDSGSERGGGGGPGGFQPASRGGGEQETQELASKRLDIQNKRFYLDVKQNAKGRFLKIAEVGAGGSKSRLTLSMAVAAEFRDSLGDFIEHYAQLGPSSPEQLAAGAEEGGGPRRALKSEFLVRENRKYYLDLKENQRGRFLRIRQTVNRGGGGFGAGPGPGGLQSGQTIALPAQGLIEFRDALAKLIDDYGGEDDELAGGPGGGAGGPGGGLYGELPEGTSITVDSKRFFFDVGCNKYGVFLRVSEVKPSYRNAITVPFKAWGKFGGAFCRYADEMKEIQERQRDKLYERRGGGSGGGEESEGEEVDED, encoded by the coding sequence ATGGCGGACGGCGACAGCGGCAGCgagcgcggcggcggcggtgggCCGGGCGGGTTCCAGCCCGCGTCCCGCGGCGGCGGCGAGCAGGAGACGCAGGAGCTGGCCTCGAAGCGGTTGGACATCCAGAACAAGCGCTTCTACTTAGATGTGAAGCAGAATGCCAAGGGCCGCTTCCTCAAGATCGCCGAGGTGGGCGCGGGCGGTTCCAAGAGCCGCCTCACGCTGTCCATGGCGGTGGCCGCCGAGTTCCGCGACTCGCTGGGCGACTTCATAGAGCACTACGCGCAGTTGGGCCCTAGCAGCCCCGAGCAGCTGGCGGCGGGCGCCGAGGAGGGCGGCGGGCCGCGGCGCGCGCTCAAGAGCGAATTCCTGGTGCGTGAGAACCGCAAGTACTACCTGGACCTCAAGGAGAACCAGCGCGGCCGCTTCCTGCGCATCCGCCAAACGGTCAACCGCGGCGGTGGCGGCTTCGGCGCGGGCCCCGGGCCCGGCGGCTTGCAGAGCGGCCAGACCATCGCGCTGCCTGCGCAGGGCCTCATCGAGTTCCGCGACGCGCTGGCCAAGCTCATAGACGACTACGGAGGCGAGGACGACGAGCTGGCAGGCGGCCCGGGAGGCGGCGCCGGGGGCCCAGGGGGCGGCCTGTATGGAGAGCTCCCGGAGGGCACCTCCATCACCGTGGACTCCAAGCGCTTCTTCTTCGATGTGGGCTGCAACAAATACGGGGTGTTTCTGCGAGTAAGCGAAGTGAAGCCGTCCTACCGCAATGCCATCACCGTGCCCTTCAAAGCCTGGGGCAAGTTCGGAGGCGCCTTTTGCCGGTATGCAGATGAGATGAAAGAAATCCAGGAACGACAGAGGGATAAGCTTTATGAGCGACGTGGTGGGGGCAGCGGCGGCGGCGAAGAATCAGAGGGTGAGGAGGTGGATGAGGATTGA